The following proteins come from a genomic window of Pyxidicoccus sp. MSG2:
- a CDS encoding alpha/beta hydrolase, producing the protein MLRLRRMLTLLLSLVAILYVVLCVAAFALQRPMLFPAPRAAIDLPKSQGFDRLPLGGDLYVDTYYLPAPPGAPTVVHFHGNGEQLLDQLDIGARMHTWGLGFLAVEYPGYGASPGSPSEDGIYAAADAALAWLRARGVPPERTVLSGRSLGTGVAVEMARRGYGSRMMLVSPYTSIPAMAGLSFPFLPTRLLVRDRFDTFSKAPELKLPVLIIHGEEDTLIPVAMGRELGTRFPHVTVETVAGAGHNDVLERSGPARVDRMAAFALGGP; encoded by the coding sequence ATGCTCCGGCTCCGCCGCATGCTCACCCTCCTTCTCTCCCTCGTCGCGATTCTCTACGTGGTGCTGTGCGTGGCCGCCTTCGCGCTCCAGCGCCCCATGCTCTTCCCCGCGCCCAGGGCGGCCATCGACCTCCCGAAGAGCCAGGGGTTCGACCGCCTGCCGCTGGGGGGAGACCTGTACGTGGACACGTACTACCTGCCCGCGCCTCCTGGAGCGCCGACGGTGGTGCACTTCCATGGCAACGGCGAACAGCTCCTGGACCAGTTGGACATCGGCGCCAGGATGCACACGTGGGGCCTGGGCTTCCTCGCCGTCGAGTACCCCGGCTATGGCGCCTCGCCCGGCAGCCCCTCCGAGGACGGCATCTATGCCGCCGCGGACGCGGCGCTCGCCTGGCTGCGGGCGCGGGGCGTGCCGCCGGAGCGCACGGTGCTCAGCGGCCGAAGCCTCGGCACCGGCGTGGCGGTGGAGATGGCGCGGCGTGGATACGGCTCGCGGATGATGCTCGTGTCGCCCTACACCTCCATCCCGGCCATGGCGGGCCTGAGCTTTCCCTTCCTGCCCACCCGGCTGCTGGTGAGGGACCGCTTCGACACCTTCTCCAAGGCGCCCGAGCTGAAGCTGCCGGTGCTCATCATCCACGGCGAAGAGGACACGCTCATCCCGGTGGCGATGGGGCGCGAGCTCGGGACGCGCTTCCCCCATGTCACGGTGGAGACGGTGGCGGGGGCCGGGCACAACGACGTCCTGGAGCGCTCCGGCCCGGCGCGCGTGGACCGCATGGCCGCCTTCGCGCTCGGCGGTCCGTGA
- a CDS encoding 1,2-dihydroxy-3-keto-5-methylthiopentene dioxygenase: MSQLTIYPDAHPESPVGTYTEVDSIRRELNAIGVRFERVDASIPLPDGAGQDDVLAAYKHVVDAEKAKHGYNTVDVARIKPDAPNAAQARQKFLSEHTHTEDESRVMVEGSGCFYLRTQGKVFQIVCTRGDLISVPEGMRHWFDMGPRPEFAAIRFFIRPDGWVGNFTGDAIADSFPRYET, from the coding sequence ATGAGCCAGCTGACCATCTACCCCGACGCCCACCCCGAGTCCCCCGTGGGCACGTACACCGAAGTCGACTCCATCCGCCGCGAGCTCAACGCCATTGGCGTGCGCTTCGAGCGCGTGGACGCCTCCATTCCCCTGCCGGACGGCGCCGGTCAGGACGACGTGCTCGCCGCGTACAAGCACGTGGTGGACGCGGAGAAGGCGAAGCACGGCTACAACACCGTGGACGTCGCGCGAATCAAGCCGGACGCCCCCAACGCCGCGCAGGCCCGCCAGAAGTTCCTCTCCGAGCACACCCACACCGAGGACGAGTCCCGCGTCATGGTGGAGGGCAGCGGCTGCTTCTACCTGCGCACGCAGGGCAAGGTGTTCCAGATTGTCTGCACGCGCGGAGACCTCATCAGCGTGCCCGAGGGCATGCGCCATTGGTTCGACATGGGCCCCCGCCCCGAGTTCGCCGCCATCCGCTTCTTCATCCGTCCGGACGGCTGGGTGGGCAACTTCACCGGTGACGCCATCGCCGACAGCTTCCCCCGCTACGAGACATGA
- a CDS encoding DUF1800 domain-containing protein, with the protein MRFLPLWSVVAVLLSCAGNSHPPVASPSEPPPFDEARAVHVLRRLAFGPSARDMGEVRRLGVEGWVEAQLARSDGKPPPELEAKLQALPTLTMSMADLARDFPAKKQREQALLDGRELQRPALIVYDLSAAKVLRAVESPNQLEEVLVDFWFNHFNVSAEKGAARWMVTSYERDAIRPHVFGRFRELLGATARHPAMLFYLDNWRSTRDGMPRLLRRDARPADLSGDDAMAEPDEEEEPRPGLNENYARELLELHTLGVDGGYTQQDVREVARCFTGWSIRRPRREPEFVFRRRAHDPDEKRVLGQRIASGGNLEDGERVLDLLARHPATARHLATKLAQRFVSDTPPPALVERVAKAFLDSDGDLRTVYRALFQAPEFWASEARGAKVKTPFEFVVSALRATGAEVTVRPRLVQSLARMGEPLYRAPAPTGFPEVSGPWVNSGALVARLNFSLELVSGRLPGTRVTLGARATPATRTAEDTVDALGHALMGAPPSAETRATILAALSKRAEAASAEGEQGPVDIPLIAGLLLGSPEFQKQ; encoded by the coding sequence ATGCGTTTTCTGCCCCTCTGGTCCGTGGTGGCCGTCCTGCTCTCGTGTGCGGGCAATTCCCACCCGCCGGTCGCGTCTCCCTCCGAGCCGCCGCCCTTTGACGAGGCGCGCGCGGTACATGTCCTCCGCCGCCTGGCCTTCGGACCTTCCGCCAGGGATATGGGCGAGGTGCGGCGGTTGGGCGTGGAGGGCTGGGTGGAGGCGCAGCTCGCCCGCTCGGACGGGAAGCCACCGCCGGAACTGGAGGCGAAGCTCCAGGCGCTCCCCACGCTGACGATGTCGATGGCCGACCTCGCGCGCGACTTCCCGGCGAAGAAGCAGCGGGAACAGGCGCTGCTGGACGGGCGCGAGCTGCAGCGTCCCGCGCTCATCGTCTACGACCTGTCCGCCGCCAAGGTGCTGCGCGCGGTGGAGAGTCCGAACCAGCTCGAAGAGGTGCTGGTGGACTTCTGGTTCAACCACTTCAACGTGTCGGCGGAGAAGGGCGCGGCGCGGTGGATGGTGACGTCCTACGAGCGCGACGCCATCCGCCCACACGTCTTCGGCCGCTTCCGAGAGTTGCTCGGAGCGACGGCCCGCCACCCGGCGATGCTCTTCTACCTGGACAACTGGCGGAGCACCCGCGACGGCATGCCGAGGCTCCTGCGCCGGGACGCGCGGCCCGCGGACCTGTCCGGGGACGACGCCATGGCGGAGCCGGACGAAGAGGAGGAGCCCCGGCCCGGCCTCAACGAGAACTACGCGCGCGAGCTGCTCGAGCTGCACACGCTGGGCGTGGACGGCGGCTACACGCAGCAGGACGTTCGCGAGGTGGCGCGCTGCTTCACCGGCTGGAGCATCCGTCGGCCACGCCGCGAGCCCGAGTTCGTCTTCCGCCGCAGGGCGCATGACCCGGACGAGAAGCGCGTGCTCGGGCAGCGCATTGCCTCGGGAGGGAACCTGGAGGATGGCGAGCGGGTGCTGGACCTGCTCGCGCGTCACCCCGCCACCGCGCGGCACCTCGCGACGAAGCTGGCGCAGCGGTTCGTCTCGGACACGCCGCCGCCCGCGCTGGTGGAGCGGGTGGCGAAGGCGTTTCTCGACTCGGATGGAGATTTGCGCACGGTGTACCGCGCGCTCTTCCAGGCGCCGGAGTTCTGGGCGTCCGAGGCGCGAGGGGCCAAGGTGAAGACGCCCTTCGAGTTCGTGGTGTCGGCGCTGCGGGCCACGGGGGCGGAGGTGACGGTGCGGCCGAGGCTCGTGCAGTCCCTGGCCCGGATGGGCGAGCCGCTCTACCGCGCGCCCGCGCCCACGGGCTTCCCGGAAGTCTCGGGGCCCTGGGTGAACAGCGGCGCGCTGGTGGCCCGGCTCAACTTCAGCCTGGAACTGGTCTCCGGACGGCTGCCCGGGACGCGCGTGACGTTGGGGGCACGGGCCACGCCGGCTACCCGCACCGCGGAAGACACAGTGGATGCGCTCGGCCACGCGCTGATGGGAGCACCGCCCTCGGCGGAGACACGGGCCACCATCCTCGCCGCGCTGTCGAAGCGGGCAGAGGCAGCCAGCGCCGAGGGCGAGCAGGGCCCCGTGGACATTCCCCTCATCGCCGGGCTGCTGCTCGGCTCGCCGGAGTTCCAGAAGCAATGA
- a CDS encoding methylthioribulose 1-phosphate dehydratase → MSAPAVASTPTSTTLADAAREIVEVGRFLSVRHFVPATSGNFSRRLDARTAAVTRSGVDKGELTETDIWALDIHAPPPPGSSAETHLHLHLYRDRPHVQAVLHTHSMVSALLSNLRKAEGELPLSDYELLKALGDTRTHETTVSIPIFPNDQDVPRLAARASELLAKRPECVAYLIAGHGLYTWGRSMAEARRHTVALEHLLTYELETMKVRR, encoded by the coding sequence ATGAGTGCCCCGGCAGTCGCTTCCACCCCCACCTCCACCACGCTGGCGGATGCCGCGCGGGAAATCGTCGAGGTGGGCCGCTTCCTCAGCGTCCGTCATTTCGTCCCCGCCACCAGCGGCAACTTCTCGCGGCGCCTGGACGCCCGCACCGCCGCCGTCACGCGCTCGGGCGTGGACAAGGGCGAGCTGACCGAGACCGACATCTGGGCGCTGGACATCCACGCCCCGCCTCCGCCCGGCTCCTCCGCGGAGACGCACCTGCACCTGCACCTCTACCGAGATCGCCCGCACGTGCAGGCCGTGCTGCACACGCACTCCATGGTCTCCGCGCTGCTGTCCAACCTGCGCAAGGCCGAGGGCGAGCTGCCCCTGAGCGACTACGAGTTGCTCAAGGCCCTGGGCGACACCCGCACCCACGAGACGACGGTCTCCATCCCCATCTTCCCCAATGACCAGGACGTGCCCCGGCTCGCCGCGCGCGCGTCGGAGCTGCTGGCGAAGCGCCCGGAGTGCGTGGCCTACCTCATCGCCGGCCACGGCCTCTACACCTGGGGCCGCTCCATGGCCGAGGCCCGCCGCCACACCGTGGCCCTGGAACACCTGCTGACGTACGAGCTCGAAACGATGAAGGTGCGACGATGA
- a CDS encoding DUF1501 domain-containing protein: protein MSASLSRRHLLRVLGLSGAGLVLAPGFLGRALAASANSPARRALVTVFLRGGVDGLSLVPPVEDSAYHRARPTLALKSPGSGPDAALKLDGRFGLHPKLEPLLPLWNEGRLAVLHGVGLPEPVRSHFDAQDFVESGTPGRKSTPDGWLNRALEDEEGSAALRAVALQPTLPRALFGSSGALAMGRLEEFRLRGGRRGEEAASGFSALYAGAVDEALRTTGQGAFEALSRLDEERLSRLAPASTVEYPRGPLGQRLRDIARLLRGDVGVEVAATEMGGWDTHAAQGAAAGVFANRCQELAGALSAFAADLGPKLEQVTVVVLTEFGRTVRENGSRGTDHGVGSAMLVLGGGVRGRKVYGRFDSLAPEHLQDGRDVPSWTDVRAPLAEALRACRPGVDLAKVFPGFTPPAPLGLFA from the coding sequence ATGAGCGCCTCGCTCTCCCGCCGCCACCTGCTGCGCGTCCTGGGACTCTCGGGCGCGGGCCTCGTCCTCGCTCCGGGCTTCCTGGGCCGCGCGCTGGCCGCCAGTGCCAACAGCCCCGCTCGCCGCGCACTCGTCACCGTCTTCCTGCGCGGCGGCGTGGACGGCCTGTCCCTGGTGCCACCAGTGGAAGACTCGGCGTACCACCGTGCGCGTCCCACGCTGGCGCTGAAGTCGCCGGGCAGCGGCCCGGACGCCGCGCTGAAGCTGGACGGGCGCTTCGGCCTGCACCCGAAGCTGGAGCCCCTGCTCCCGCTGTGGAACGAGGGCCGGCTGGCGGTGCTGCACGGCGTGGGGCTGCCGGAGCCGGTGCGCTCGCACTTCGATGCGCAGGACTTCGTGGAGTCGGGCACGCCCGGGCGCAAGTCCACGCCGGACGGGTGGCTCAACCGCGCGCTGGAGGACGAGGAGGGAAGCGCCGCGCTGCGAGCGGTGGCACTCCAGCCCACGCTGCCCCGGGCGTTGTTCGGAAGCTCGGGCGCGCTGGCCATGGGACGCCTGGAGGAGTTCCGGCTCCGCGGAGGAAGGCGCGGCGAGGAGGCCGCCAGTGGCTTCAGCGCGCTCTACGCGGGCGCGGTGGATGAAGCCCTGCGCACCACCGGGCAGGGCGCCTTCGAGGCGCTGTCGCGGCTGGACGAGGAGCGCCTGTCACGGCTGGCCCCGGCCTCGACGGTGGAGTACCCCAGGGGCCCGCTGGGACAGCGACTGCGGGACATCGCGAGGCTCCTCCGGGGCGACGTGGGGGTGGAGGTCGCGGCCACGGAGATGGGCGGCTGGGACACGCACGCGGCGCAGGGCGCGGCGGCGGGCGTCTTCGCCAACCGGTGCCAGGAACTGGCGGGCGCGCTGTCGGCCTTCGCCGCGGACCTGGGGCCGAAGCTGGAGCAGGTGACAGTGGTGGTGCTGACGGAGTTCGGCCGCACGGTGCGGGAGAATGGCAGCCGGGGCACGGACCACGGCGTGGGCAGTGCCATGCTGGTGCTCGGCGGAGGCGTGCGGGGCCGGAAGGTGTACGGCCGCTTCGACTCGCTGGCACCGGAGCACCTTCAGGACGGGCGCGACGTGCCCTCGTGGACGGACGTGCGCGCGCCGCTCGCGGAGGCGCTGCGCGCGTGCCGCCCTGGAGTGGACCTGGCGAAGGTGTTCCCGGGCTTCACTCCGCCAGCGCCACTGGGGCTGTTCGCGTAG
- a CDS encoding serine/threonine-protein kinase, which yields MTDTVRYALDATVLSQKSPGEAPPAPAAATRRNTVLPRVEWKGDRADLVPPERERFEEMRPLGQGGMGEVVLLKDHDIERLVALKRLPEGADLDRVLRFVEEIRTVGQLDHPNIVPVHDVGIDERGRYFFVMKHLHGDTLESIIAKLRRGDRATHERFSFRARVQICLGVLNAVAYAHRKGIIHRDLKPANIMVGPFGEVTVMDWGLARPVRTQAQAPTPDSQGVAMRIHPVPAVSPREAVSLRTQVGSVIGTPLYMSPEQARGEDTLDARSDVYSLAVLFHELLFLRHYLEGRESLADILAGVQKVTPAVDALQSNPHQSHVPAELSWFVSKGVQKDVAKRYQSVEEMIEALQSLMEGHIVVQCQRTMLKRGLHEVLRFVDRNPVAVIVGSTFGTLAVLGSLAYTVMSLLG from the coding sequence ATGACGGACACGGTTCGCTACGCCCTGGATGCCACGGTGCTCTCGCAGAAGTCCCCGGGCGAGGCCCCGCCAGCGCCCGCCGCGGCGACGCGCCGCAACACGGTGCTGCCGCGAGTGGAGTGGAAGGGTGACAGGGCGGACCTCGTCCCCCCCGAGCGCGAGCGCTTCGAGGAGATGCGCCCGCTGGGACAGGGCGGCATGGGCGAGGTGGTGCTGCTGAAGGACCACGACATCGAGCGGTTGGTGGCGCTCAAGCGGCTGCCGGAGGGCGCGGACCTGGACCGGGTGCTGCGCTTCGTGGAGGAGATTCGCACCGTCGGGCAGTTGGACCACCCGAACATCGTCCCGGTGCACGACGTGGGCATCGACGAGCGCGGCCGGTACTTCTTCGTGATGAAGCACCTGCACGGCGACACGCTGGAGTCCATCATCGCGAAGCTGCGGCGAGGGGATAGGGCCACGCACGAGCGCTTCAGCTTCCGGGCGCGGGTTCAAATCTGTCTCGGGGTGCTCAACGCCGTCGCGTACGCGCACCGCAAGGGCATCATCCACCGCGACTTGAAGCCCGCGAACATCATGGTGGGCCCCTTCGGCGAAGTGACGGTGATGGACTGGGGCCTGGCCCGGCCGGTGCGGACGCAGGCCCAGGCGCCGACGCCGGACAGCCAGGGCGTCGCGATGCGCATCCACCCGGTGCCCGCGGTGAGTCCGCGGGAGGCCGTCTCGCTGCGCACGCAGGTGGGCTCCGTCATCGGCACGCCGCTCTACATGTCCCCGGAGCAGGCGCGCGGTGAGGACACGCTGGACGCGCGCAGCGACGTGTACAGCCTCGCCGTGCTGTTCCACGAGTTGCTCTTCCTGCGGCACTACCTGGAGGGGCGCGAGTCGCTCGCGGACATCCTGGCTGGAGTGCAGAAGGTGACGCCCGCGGTGGACGCGCTCCAGTCGAACCCGCACCAGTCGCACGTGCCCGCGGAGCTGTCGTGGTTCGTTTCGAAGGGCGTCCAGAAGGACGTGGCGAAGCGCTACCAGTCGGTGGAGGAGATGATTGAAGCGCTCCAGTCCCTGATGGAGGGCCACATCGTGGTGCAGTGCCAGCGCACGATGCTCAAGCGCGGCCTCCACGAGGTGCTGCGCTTCGTGGACCGCAACCCGGTGGCGGTCATCGTCGGGAGCACCTTCGGTACGCTGGCCGTGCTGGGCTCACTCGCCTACACAGTGATGTCCCTGCTGGGCTGA
- a CDS encoding SGNH/GDSL hydrolase family protein, whose protein sequence is MQAGGDTPAGPRATRVLFIGNSYTYYNNLPRMLEALAASASPPIPLETHAVTVGGARLKTHWDDEDAVKALREGGWDYVILQEQSTLGELRVDGRNEINDPERVFFPYARRFHAEAQKRGARTVLSLTWSRRRAPEAQALLNHAFLSLGRELKATVVPMGPAWLTVREQHPDLALYLADGSHPNPTGTYLAACTLYAALFGRSPEGLTSTVRGVPTPDGEPRGGETTLVSLPEPTARLLQQTAWRSVEALKARVDAVEPLPPRTLPSLPKGTSMRWDALPGTWKGELRFYSEEMGHSPAMMRLELSPDGERYDGVLRITFADGRGEGPFDMRAERSPEGTLRFTAPFSGNLPGEVRYEAVLSADGRLVGTAVQEDARTLDRMLGSLRLERSR, encoded by the coding sequence GTGCAAGCCGGCGGGGACACACCGGCGGGGCCGCGCGCGACGCGCGTGCTCTTCATTGGCAACAGCTACACCTACTACAACAACCTGCCCCGGATGCTGGAGGCCCTGGCCGCCTCCGCGTCCCCGCCCATCCCGTTGGAGACGCACGCGGTGACGGTGGGAGGCGCGCGGCTGAAGACCCACTGGGACGACGAGGACGCGGTGAAGGCCCTGCGCGAGGGCGGCTGGGACTACGTCATCCTCCAGGAGCAGAGCACGCTGGGCGAGCTGCGGGTGGACGGGCGGAACGAAATCAATGACCCCGAGCGCGTCTTCTTCCCCTACGCGCGCAGGTTCCACGCGGAGGCGCAGAAGCGCGGCGCGCGGACCGTCCTCTCGCTCACGTGGTCCCGACGGCGGGCCCCGGAGGCCCAGGCCCTGCTGAACCACGCGTTCCTGTCCCTGGGCCGCGAATTGAAGGCCACCGTCGTCCCCATGGGGCCCGCGTGGCTGACCGTGCGCGAGCAGCACCCCGACCTCGCCCTGTACCTCGCCGACGGAAGCCACCCCAACCCCACCGGCACCTACCTGGCGGCATGCACGCTGTACGCGGCGCTGTTCGGACGCTCACCGGAGGGACTGACCTCCACCGTGCGCGGAGTCCCCACGCCCGACGGGGAGCCTCGTGGAGGGGAGACCACCCTCGTGTCACTTCCCGAGCCCACCGCGAGGCTGCTCCAGCAGACCGCCTGGCGGAGTGTCGAAGCGCTGAAGGCCCGGGTCGACGCCGTCGAGCCACTCCCGCCGAGAACGCTTCCGTCGCTCCCGAAGGGCACGAGCATGCGCTGGGACGCGCTCCCCGGCACCTGGAAGGGCGAGCTGCGCTTCTATTCCGAGGAGATGGGCCACTCGCCCGCCATGATGCGGCTGGAGCTGTCCCCCGACGGGGAGCGGTACGACGGCGTGCTTCGCATCACCTTCGCGGACGGACGCGGCGAGGGCCCCTTCGACATGCGAGCGGAGCGCTCCCCGGAAGGAACGCTGCGCTTCACCGCCCCGTTCAGCGGAAACCTCCCGGGCGAGGTGCGCTACGAGGCGGTGCTGTCCGCCGACGGGAGGCTGGTGGGCACGGCGGTGCAGGAGGACGCCAGGACGCTCGACCGGATGCTCGGCTCGTTGCGGCTGGAAAGGTCGCGCTGA
- a CDS encoding CBS domain-containing protein, with the protein MKVEEVMTENPVTCMPDTSLQQAARWMVDGDCGALPVIDIDNKPLGVITDRDITCRIIANGKDPYSLHVDDAMTHSTATVYRDTSLEDCRDLMEENQVRRMIVIDDDGTVCGMVSQADLAQHMEAEDTAELVREVSSHTRTPSMLH; encoded by the coding sequence ATGAAGGTCGAAGAGGTCATGACCGAGAACCCGGTCACCTGCATGCCGGACACGAGCCTCCAGCAGGCGGCCCGCTGGATGGTCGATGGTGATTGCGGCGCCCTGCCCGTCATCGACATCGACAACAAGCCGCTGGGCGTCATCACCGACAGGGACATCACCTGCCGCATCATCGCGAACGGGAAGGACCCCTACTCCCTGCACGTGGATGACGCGATGACGCACTCCACGGCCACCGTGTACAGGGACACGAGCCTGGAGGACTGCCGCGACTTGATGGAGGAGAACCAGGTCCGCCGGATGATTGTCATCGACGATGACGGCACCGTCTGCGGCATGGTGTCCCAGGCGGACCTCGCCCAGCACATGGAGGCCGAGGACACCGCCGAGCTGGTGCGCGAGGTCTCCTCGCACACGAGAACGCCGTCGATGCTTCACTGA
- a CDS encoding alpha/beta fold hydrolase, translating into MTTPNAQPRIESLKVPTSRLREQHLLASGAPGGVPVVFIHGNVSSCRFYEETLAAMPASFRCLAPDLRGFGETERAPIDATRGAGDFADDLHALLALPDLVPAGKKVHLVGWSAGAGVVMRFALDHPERVASLVLLAPISPAGYGGTKGDAAAAPCWPDFAGSGGGTVNPEFVRRLIAKDATDENDASPRTVMNRYYFKPPFRLERSREDALVAEMLKMAVGDDFYPGDRMPSSNWPGVAPGKRGMNNSISGKHFDVRGFPSISTKPPVLWVRGADDQIVSDTSLFDFGFLGQLGAVPGWPGATVYPPQPMVKQMRAMLDEYRSRGGHAREEVLPGVGHSPHLEAPEVFHKLLLGFLSEGR; encoded by the coding sequence ATGACGACCCCGAACGCACAGCCTCGAATCGAGTCCCTGAAGGTCCCCACGTCCCGCCTCCGGGAGCAGCACCTGCTGGCGAGCGGCGCACCGGGCGGGGTGCCGGTGGTCTTCATCCACGGCAACGTGTCCTCCTGCCGCTTCTACGAGGAGACGCTCGCGGCGATGCCCGCGTCCTTCCGGTGTCTCGCGCCAGACCTGCGGGGCTTCGGTGAGACGGAGCGCGCGCCCATCGACGCGACGCGCGGCGCGGGCGACTTCGCAGATGACCTTCACGCACTGTTGGCACTGCCGGACCTGGTGCCCGCGGGGAAGAAGGTGCACCTGGTGGGCTGGTCCGCGGGCGCGGGTGTGGTGATGCGCTTCGCGCTGGACCATCCGGAGCGGGTGGCCTCGCTGGTGCTGCTCGCGCCCATCTCCCCGGCGGGCTACGGCGGCACGAAGGGCGACGCGGCGGCGGCACCGTGCTGGCCGGACTTCGCTGGCTCGGGAGGCGGCACGGTGAACCCGGAGTTCGTCCGGCGCCTCATCGCGAAGGACGCGACGGACGAGAACGACGCCTCGCCGCGCACGGTGATGAACCGGTACTACTTCAAGCCGCCCTTCCGGCTGGAGCGCTCGCGTGAGGACGCGCTCGTGGCGGAGATGTTGAAGATGGCCGTGGGCGATGACTTCTACCCGGGCGACCGCATGCCGTCCTCGAACTGGCCGGGCGTGGCACCGGGGAAGCGGGGCATGAACAACTCCATCTCCGGCAAGCACTTCGACGTGCGCGGCTTCCCGTCCATCTCAACGAAGCCCCCGGTGCTGTGGGTGCGCGGCGCGGACGACCAGATTGTCTCGGATACGTCGCTGTTCGACTTCGGCTTCCTGGGACAGCTCGGCGCGGTGCCGGGCTGGCCGGGCGCCACGGTGTACCCGCCCCAGCCGATGGTGAAGCAGATGCGGGCCATGCTCGACGAGTACCGGAGCCGGGGTGGCCACGCGCGCGAGGAGGTGCTGCCGGGCGTCGGACACTCGCCGCACCTGGAGGCGCCGGAGGTCTTCCACAAGTTGCTCCTCGGCTTCCTCTCGGAAGGGCGCTGA
- a CDS encoding type IV pilus twitching motility protein PilT has protein sequence MQLAAIIRRAREQGASDVHLEGGMPMALRVRGALRLVGEPLSASNLTVLAREVVGEDGWPEFLERCSYDVSRTLEGQRIRINVLRSARGVGFAIRLLSTSQATLKRLNLHPDLRRLVEPTHGLVLVSGPTGSGKTSTQAALLQELNLAESRHIITVESPIEYALVPRLSFIRQREVGRDTPSFEQALIDAMREDPDVLMVGEMREPEVMRLTLNAAETGHLVLATVHSASASEALSRLVSAFPPEMQAAVCAQLADCLVGVVCQRLRYRPEVGLRVPECEVLMGSTPVKSIVRQGHFYKIPSAIETGAADGCWSFPRYAEWLSRKTDWSQPSTASEETPSATPMPEPSPEPLPPAARSRPVAVTRLPARTRRSASPAKTTESRAAEEGVFVIPGEQDDLVSIIRELEGDEG, from the coding sequence ATGCAGCTCGCAGCCATCATCCGTCGCGCCCGGGAGCAGGGGGCCAGCGACGTCCACCTGGAGGGCGGCATGCCCATGGCGCTGCGCGTGCGAGGCGCGCTGCGACTGGTGGGCGAGCCACTGTCCGCTTCCAACCTCACCGTGCTGGCCCGTGAGGTGGTGGGCGAGGACGGCTGGCCCGAGTTCCTGGAGCGCTGCTCGTACGACGTGTCGCGCACGCTGGAGGGGCAGCGCATCCGCATCAACGTGCTGCGCAGCGCGCGGGGTGTGGGCTTCGCCATCCGGCTGCTGTCCACGTCCCAGGCGACGCTGAAGCGGCTGAACCTGCACCCGGACCTGCGCCGGCTCGTGGAGCCCACGCATGGGCTGGTGCTGGTGAGCGGGCCCACGGGCTCGGGCAAGACGTCCACGCAGGCGGCGCTGCTCCAGGAGCTGAACCTGGCGGAGTCGCGCCACATCATCACCGTGGAGAGCCCCATCGAGTACGCGCTGGTGCCCCGGCTGTCCTTCATCCGCCAGCGCGAGGTGGGACGGGACACGCCGTCCTTCGAGCAGGCGCTCATCGACGCGATGCGGGAGGACCCGGACGTGCTGATGGTGGGGGAGATGCGCGAGCCGGAGGTGATGCGCCTGACGCTGAACGCGGCGGAGACGGGGCACCTGGTGCTGGCCACGGTGCACTCGGCCAGCGCGAGCGAGGCACTCTCGCGGCTGGTGTCGGCGTTTCCCCCGGAGATGCAGGCGGCGGTGTGCGCGCAGCTCGCGGATTGCCTCGTGGGCGTGGTGTGCCAGCGGCTGCGCTACCGGCCGGAGGTGGGCCTGCGCGTGCCGGAATGCGAGGTGCTCATGGGCAGCACGCCGGTGAAGAGCATCGTGAGGCAGGGGCACTTCTACAAGATTCCCTCGGCCATCGAGACCGGTGCCGCCGACGGCTGCTGGTCCTTCCCGCGCTACGCGGAGTGGCTGTCGCGCAAGACGGACTGGAGCCAGCCCTCCACCGCGTCCGAGGAGACTCCCTCGGCCACCCCCATGCCCGAGCCCTCGCCCGAGCCGCTCCCTCCCGCCGCCAGGTCCCGGCCCGTCGCCGTCACGCGACTGCCCGCGAGGACGCGGCGGAGTGCGTCTCCCGCGAAGACCACGGAGTCTCGTGCCGCCGAGGAGGGCGTCTTCGTCATCCCAGGCGAGCAGGACGACCTGGTGTCCATCATCCGCGAGCTGGAAGGGGACGAAGGCTGA